A genomic window from Plutella xylostella chromosome 23, ilPluXylo3.1, whole genome shotgun sequence includes:
- the LOC105381554 gene encoding kininogen-1, with translation MAVVQCVLLLTVLWIDGSHSDGHHGGKHHNHLRIHVPEYHHHHKHTKVITIHHHHAAPKKHHHHHHHHHKPHHPHHHYHHKTSHKKHTKTTSHGHGHGHHHHKPHHHHKHGHHGHHHHDFPTVSHDYPAIPAYIPSISHDPIPTTTFESDFPTFNPSVPSFGQEPRVRGVTHTVKQVKVFDTHPGLPSVGGAGYEVTEPGDEDDFSFNSIQQDHPETYGFIKDEAPDPFSGPQFAAPESFAAPQASHDPFAAAPEPASSPEFNQDQPIQVPSFEGPAGFSEGATSFERPTGFSEGATSYVGSSPEASFLAEGRSLSDDAPVSYSRQAGIQQVIQTGGHETLVY, from the exons ATGGCGGTGGTTCAGTGCGTGCTGTTGCTGACAGTGCTTTGGATCGACGGCTCCCACTCTGATGGCCATCATGGTGGAAAGCATCA CAACCACCTTCGGATCCACGTGCCGGAGTACCATCACCACCACAAGCACACGAAGGTGATCACCATCCACCACCACCACGCCGCGCCCAAGAAGCATCACCATCACCACCATCATCACCACAAGCCGCATCACCCGCATCACCACTATCATCACAAGACGTCGCACAAGAAGCATACTAAGACGACGAGCCACGGCCATGGCCACGGCCATCACCATCATAAGCCGCATCACCATCACAAACATGGCCATCATGGCCACCATCATCATGACTTCCCGACCGTATCCCACGACTATCCCGCCATCCCGGCGTATATACCTTCGATCAGCCACGACCCAATACCGACGACAACGTTTGAAAGTGACTTTCCGACCTTTAACCCGTCAGTCCCATCATTCGGCCAAGAGCCGAGAGTGCGCGGCGTCACGCACACGGTGAAACAAGTGAAGGTCTTCGACACACATCCTGGACTGCCGAGTGTAGGGGGAGCGGGGTACGAGGTCACTGAACCCGGCGACGAAGACGACTTCAGCTTCAACAGCATCCAGCAAGACCACCCGGAGACTTACGGCTTCATCAAGGACGAAGCTCCAGACCCCTTCTCTGGCCCGCAGTTTGCTGCTCCAGAGTCGTTTGCTGCTCCTCAGGCGAGCCACGACCCCTTCGCGGCCGCCCCTGAGCCTGCATCCTCACCGGAGTTCAACCAGGACCAGCCTATCCAAGTGCCTTCTTTCGAGGGACCTGCGGGCTTTTCTGAAGGGGCTACGTCTTTCGAGAGGCCAACAGGGTTTTCTGAAGGGGCGACCTCGTATGTGGGGTCCTCTCCGGAAGCGTCGTTCCTGGCCGAGGGTCGGTCGCTGTCTGACGACGCCCCGGTGTCCTACTCCCGCCAGGCCGGCATCCAGCAGGTCATACAGACTGGAGGACACGAGACTCTTGTTTATTGA
- the LOC125490361 gene encoding uncharacterized protein LOC125490361 — translation MSPEPDNLRVSREESRQTPERKSRRRNRSNDTETSTDSSIERERRRKKRQRRRRRRTRSSSPESNQRPSTSRQSNAALSPEDMVKILSVLQGMPSKSTLSFNQNLNVIPEFDPNNKSQTTERWLNKVNECSVIYGWDERQTMHFALQKLCGLAKKWYESLPTVNYTWVEWQDKLIKAFPNEENYGKLLEEMLLRVSRPEESLREYFYEKLSLVTRCEIRGRKAVECIIYGITATSIRNGAQALKCNEPEDLLNYLVSQHPQPRTLASTNYRRRDHQRLNNSFNASNSPTTKTTTASPTTNNQSHCFNCQEKGHFFDSCPKPLIKCRKCFRIGHDSENCNRKPLASIGNSREIASSKNMKIS, via the coding sequence ATGTCTCCTGAGCCTGATAACCTTCGGGTATCTCGAGAGGAGTCCAGACAAACTCCAGAGAGAAAGTCAAGGCGTCGAAACCGTTCCAACGATACCGAAACCAGCACCGACTCTTCCATTGAAAGAGAGCGTCGCCGAAAGAAGCGGCAGCGCCGGCGTCGTAGGCGTACCAGATCTTCGTCTCCAGAGTCGAACCAGAGACCGTCAACATCTCGCCAGTCAAATGCTGCCCTGTCGCCTGAAGATATGGTGAAGATTTTATCGGTCTTACAAGGAATGCCAAGTAAGAGTACATTGTCATTTAATCAAAATCTTAACGTTATACCTGAGTTTGACCCAAATAACAAGTCCCAAACTACTGAGAGATGGCTTAACAAAGTCAATGAATGTTCTGTAATATACGGATGGGACGAAAGGCAAACAATGCATTTCGCTCTACAAAAACTATGTGGTTTAGCAAAAAAATGGTATGAATCATTGCCAACTGTTAATTATACCTGGGTTGAGTGGCAGGATAAATTAATCAAAGCATTTCCCAACGAAGAAAACTATGGCAAACTTTTGGAGGAAATGCTATTGCGTGTCTCTCGTCCCGAAGAAAGTCTGAGGGAGTATTTTTATGAGAAGTTATCTTTAGTAACTAGGTGCGAAATTAGGGGCAGGAAAGCTGTAGAATGCATTATTTATGGTATAACAGCTACTTCAATTCGAAACGGTGCACAAGCTTTGAAATGTAATGAACCAGAGGACTTGCTTAACTACCTCGTTTCACAGCATCCACAGCCACGGACGTTAGCAAGCACTAATTATCGTAGGCGTGATCATCAAAGGCTAAATAACTCATTTAATGCATCCAACAGCCCCACAACTAAAACCACCACTGCTAGTCCGACAACAAACAATCAGTCACATTGTTTCAATTGCCAAGAGAAAGGTCATTTTTTCGATTCATGCCCCAAACCTTTGATCAAGTGTAGGAAATGCTTTAGAATTGGCCACGATTCTGAAAATTGTAATCGTAAACCGTTAGCTTCCATAGGCAACAGTCGAGAGATTGCTTCTAGCAAAAACATGAAGATCAGCTGA